A part of Desulfobacterales bacterium genomic DNA contains:
- a CDS encoding HEPN domain-containing protein, producing MTGREALYEYRLKQAEVTLDDAKKMLQAKISPRSVINRAYYAMFYILLALFMRVNLNIKTSKHTGVIGVFDKEFVLSGKIDRKYSKMLHMIFDDRQEYDYKELIEVSQNDAINAVDYAEDFINEIKRFIDSAKLSGVNS from the coding sequence GAGGCTTTGTATGAATATCGGCTGAAGCAGGCGGAGGTAACTCTTGATGATGCAAAAAAAATGTTGCAGGCCAAAATCAGCCCCCGTTCAGTGATCAACAGGGCTTACTATGCTATGTTCTACATTCTCTTGGCCCTTTTCATGAGGGTGAACCTGAACATAAAAACGTCGAAACATACGGGGGTGATTGGTGTTTTTGACAAAGAATTCGTACTCTCAGGAAAAATTGATAGAAAATATTCGAAAATGCTGCACATGATTTTCGATGACAGGCAGGAATATGATTATAAAGAATTGATTGAGGTGTCCCAAAACGATGCCATAAATGCGGTTGATTATGCGGAAGATTTTATTAATGAAATTAAACGATTCATTGACTCGGCGAAACTTTCGGGCGTAAATTCTTAA